Proteins encoded together in one Thalassotalea crassostreae window:
- a CDS encoding universal stress protein — translation MNKILVIADASIEKNIAISEGDKLAKAYDATMHVVYFFHEDLRGLRAKGEAFKQSILARLDEKANDQLAEYANNNRYTYEVVWEKHVDQWTIDYCQSHDPIMVLKTGHRSERLFYTPTDWQLIRYCPAPVFLLSEEKWKRADDILAAVDLSTKIEDKQALNHTILAKAKELATKLDVNVQVCYTPLFSTFLRDLGLQYKDEVEVETEKTMAPVIAELSAQYQIPVENFHIKAGKPEQVIPSTAAKLRTGIVVIGSVGRKEKLLGSTAEKILGLLKTNVMVLKP, via the coding sequence ATGAACAAGATATTGGTTATCGCGGATGCAAGTATTGAAAAGAATATCGCTATAAGTGAAGGCGACAAGTTAGCTAAAGCTTATGATGCAACCATGCACGTTGTCTATTTTTTCCATGAAGATTTACGTGGTTTAAGAGCAAAAGGTGAAGCGTTTAAACAAAGCATTCTTGCTAGACTTGACGAAAAAGCGAATGACCAATTGGCCGAATACGCCAATAACAATCGTTATACTTATGAAGTTGTTTGGGAAAAGCACGTAGACCAATGGACCATTGATTACTGCCAAAGCCATGATCCAATTATGGTATTAAAAACCGGCCATCGCAGTGAGCGACTATTCTATACGCCAACTGACTGGCAGCTTATTCGTTATTGCCCTGCTCCGGTGTTTTTATTATCGGAAGAAAAATGGAAGCGTGCCGATGACATCTTAGCGGCAGTGGATTTAAGCACCAAAATTGAAGACAAACAGGCACTTAACCATACCATTTTAGCCAAAGCAAAAGAGTTGGCTACTAAACTCGATGTGAACGTTCAGGTATGTTACACCCCACTATTTTCAACGTTCTTAAGAGATCTTGGTTTGCAATACAAAGACGAAGTTGAAGTGGAAACTGAGAAAACCATGGCGCCGGTTATCGCAGAGCTTAGCGCACAATACCAAATACCGGTCGAGAACTTCCACATAAAAGCCGGTAAACCAGAGCAAGTGATCCCATCAACAGCTGCCAAACTTCGCACAGGCATTGTGGTTATCGGTTCCGTTGGACGAAAAGAAAAATTACTCGGTAGCACCGCAGAAAAAATCCTTGGTCTATTAAAAACCAACGTAATGGTGCTTAAACCCTAA
- a CDS encoding universal stress protein, translating to MNTILVINDSQEQDYTAIKQAADLAKAYKAKLHIVSFCYHNLRGVVDIEEAKARIVQDHHEIAANKLVNTLQGVADYDFETVWEKNVAPWVNKYVTDFKPTMVIKTGHRSEALFYTPTDWHLLRECPAPVYIAANKKWHKANTVLATIDIETLMPDKKQLNEKILEHASILAKQLNTELHVCYAVPITPILRKLGIHNKEKMESDYRADLGDVLKLIATSFGIDINNIHIKAGQVDKVITSVAADCKASIVVTGTVGRKGLEQKIIGNTAESILSLLKTDVLALKP from the coding sequence ATGAACACAATTTTAGTCATTAACGATTCACAAGAACAAGATTACACTGCCATTAAACAGGCAGCAGATTTAGCCAAAGCCTACAAAGCAAAATTACATATCGTCAGTTTTTGCTATCACAACCTTCGCGGCGTGGTTGATATTGAAGAAGCGAAAGCGCGCATCGTTCAAGATCACCATGAAATTGCCGCGAATAAACTCGTGAACACCTTACAAGGCGTTGCTGACTATGATTTTGAAACGGTTTGGGAAAAGAACGTTGCGCCTTGGGTTAATAAATATGTGACCGACTTTAAACCGACAATGGTCATCAAAACAGGCCATCGCAGTGAAGCGCTCTTTTATACGCCAACGGATTGGCATTTGTTAAGAGAATGTCCAGCTCCGGTGTACATAGCCGCTAACAAAAAATGGCATAAAGCAAATACTGTACTGGCAACCATTGATATTGAAACATTGATGCCAGACAAGAAGCAACTTAATGAAAAGATATTGGAGCACGCAAGCATATTAGCCAAGCAATTAAATACAGAATTACACGTATGCTATGCAGTGCCGATTACTCCGATCCTTCGCAAATTAGGCATTCACAACAAAGAGAAAATGGAATCTGATTATCGTGCGGATCTTGGTGATGTGCTCAAGCTCATTGCAACGAGTTTTGGCATTGATATTAACAATATTCATATCAAAGCCGGCCAAGTAGACAAAGTGATCACGTCTGTGGCTGCAGATTGCAAGGCCAGCATTGTTGTTACCGGTACAGTGGGCAGAAAAGGTCTTGAGCAGAAGATCATCGGTAATACCGCTGAGAGCATCTTGAGCTTATTAAAAACCGATGTGTTGGCGCTGAAGCCTTAA
- a CDS encoding GIY-YIG nuclease family protein: MNKAAIYILTNKPNGTLYIGATSNLENRIDQHRFKVTGSFSKRYNLDKLVYFELFDTFYDALTREKQLKNWRRQWKINLIEKVNPHWDDLCNTLI, encoded by the coding sequence ATGAACAAAGCTGCGATATATATTCTCACCAATAAACCTAATGGAACTCTATATATTGGAGCGACCAGTAATTTAGAAAATCGAATTGACCAACACCGCTTCAAAGTTACCGGAAGCTTTTCTAAAAGATATAACTTGGACAAATTAGTTTATTTCGAATTGTTTGATACATTCTATGATGCGCTTACGCGAGAGAAACAGCTCAAGAATTGGCGCCGACAGTGGAAGATAAACTTGATCGAGAAGGTTAATCCTCACTGGGATGATTTGTGTAATACGTTGATTTAG
- a CDS encoding GIY-YIG nuclease family protein: MNKAAIYILTNKPNGTLYIGATSNLENRIDQHRFKVTGSFSKRYNLDKLVYFELFDTFYDALTREKQLKNWRRQWKINLIEKVNPHWDDLCNTLI, encoded by the coding sequence ATGAACAAAGCTGCGATATATATTCTCACCAATAAACCTAATGGAACTCTATATATTGGAGCGACCAGTAATTTAGAAAATCGAATTGACCAACACCGTTTCAAAGTTACCGGAAGCTTTTCTAAAAGATATAACTTGGACAAATTAGTTTATTTCGAATTGTTTGATACATTCTATGATGCGCTTACGCGAGAGAAACAGCTCAAGAATTGGCGCCGACAGTGGAAGATAAACTTGATCGAGAAGGTTAATCCTCACTGGGATGATTTGTGTAATACGTTGATTTAG
- a CDS encoding AgmX/PglI C-terminal domain-containing protein produces the protein MSKIDKNAMPKWNAAEDNKTFNRIIVVFLVATLIFTFIVSIVTLPEKTREEIEKIPPQLVKILERKVEVVPPEPEPELPPEPEVVEEEKVEEEVEKEPEVKPELSEQEKQQNAKEKAKSSGLLALSDELSAMRETVDVDKLGKTELMEGAGEAETTERVLLGGKATSTSGGVKSSSLSSDVGGGGELEGRDTTAFTAKVATEGGADEVSEQTASEIASGNRTTESVRQVFDKNKGAIYSIYRRALRQDPGLEGKVVVSLVIMPNGSVKDVKIISSDIDYDDFASKLIARIKLINFGAMDVNEIETKYTFNFFPF, from the coding sequence GTGAGTAAAATCGATAAAAATGCTATGCCAAAATGGAATGCTGCAGAAGATAACAAAACCTTTAATCGTATAATTGTTGTATTTTTAGTCGCAACGCTTATTTTTACTTTTATCGTATCGATCGTGACTTTACCGGAAAAAACTCGTGAAGAGATTGAAAAAATCCCTCCGCAGTTGGTAAAAATACTTGAAAGAAAAGTTGAAGTTGTGCCGCCAGAGCCTGAACCAGAACTTCCGCCAGAGCCAGAAGTTGTCGAAGAAGAGAAGGTTGAAGAAGAGGTCGAAAAAGAGCCAGAAGTTAAGCCTGAATTAAGCGAGCAAGAAAAACAGCAAAACGCCAAAGAGAAAGCGAAGAGCTCTGGCTTGTTAGCTTTATCTGACGAGTTGAGCGCGATGCGTGAAACGGTTGATGTTGATAAGCTTGGTAAAACTGAGCTGATGGAAGGTGCTGGTGAAGCTGAAACTACAGAGCGTGTTTTGTTAGGTGGCAAAGCGACAAGCACCAGTGGTGGTGTTAAAAGCTCAAGCTTATCGTCAGATGTTGGCGGTGGCGGCGAACTTGAAGGTCGTGATACAACAGCGTTTACTGCAAAAGTAGCAACTGAAGGCGGCGCTGATGAAGTCTCAGAGCAAACGGCATCTGAAATTGCTAGCGGTAACCGTACTACTGAATCGGTACGTCAGGTATTTGATAAGAACAAAGGTGCGATTTACTCAATCTATCGCCGTGCTCTTCGTCAAGACCCAGGCCTAGAAGGTAAAGTAGTCGTGTCATTGGTGATCATGCCAAATGGTAGTGTTAAAGATGTGAAAATCATCAGCAGCGATATCGACTATGATGACTTTGCAAGCAAACTAATTGCTCGTATTAAGCTGATTAACTTCGGCGCCATGGATGTGAATGAAATTGAAACGAAATACACTTTCAACTTCTTCCCGTTCTAA
- a CDS encoding ExbD/TolR family protein, whose product MKQSVRAKRMARHHQRMNKTSKLSLVSLMDIFTILVFFLMVNASDVQVLQNNKDIKLPESLSKEAAEDNLMLTINRKNVILQGRKIISVEEVVNSESVVIEKLTTELEYQKSKRPNLTQYELENGRSINIMADKSVEYALLKKIMQTSAQAGYTNISLAVEQMYGASDEEIIEQNSNAAANDVEANAS is encoded by the coding sequence ATGAAGCAGTCTGTAAGAGCCAAGCGTATGGCGAGACACCATCAGCGAATGAATAAAACCTCTAAGCTGAGTTTAGTGTCATTGATGGATATCTTTACCATTTTAGTTTTCTTCTTAATGGTAAATGCCTCAGATGTGCAAGTGTTGCAAAACAACAAAGATATTAAGTTACCTGAGTCTTTATCTAAAGAGGCTGCTGAAGATAATTTGATGTTAACTATCAATCGCAAAAATGTGATTTTACAAGGTCGTAAAATTATCAGCGTTGAAGAAGTGGTAAATAGTGAGTCGGTCGTTATTGAAAAACTAACCACTGAACTTGAATATCAAAAATCAAAACGTCCTAATTTAACTCAATATGAGTTAGAAAATGGCCGTTCGATTAATATCATGGCGGATAAGAGTGTTGAATATGCATTATTGAAAAAAATCATGCAAACATCGGCACAAGCAGGATATACCAATATCTCATTAGCAGTTGAGCAAATGTATGGCGCAAGCGATGAAGAAATCATCGAGCAAAATAGCAATGCAGCAGCTAATGACGTGGAGGCAAATGCATCGTGA
- a CDS encoding ExbD/TolR family protein — protein sequence MLRKPRIKRQEAELDITSFMNLMIVLVPVLLMMMVFSHITVLDLKLPELTDPALQAETDSDEVKQLEVMVRKDQIEVYYPQTYLLKTIPSTADGYDYKTLVATLKQVKQLLAQQGIEKRDLSLLLEPEIDYQSIVTLMDNARSYKAVVAASVVDAELFPDISLGDAPNVKNAELVEAVGQASQGGSQ from the coding sequence ATGTTAAGAAAACCCCGTATCAAACGTCAGGAGGCTGAGTTAGACATCACGTCATTTATGAACTTGATGATCGTACTTGTGCCTGTGCTTTTGATGATGATGGTATTTTCACATATTACCGTTCTCGATCTTAAGTTACCTGAGTTGACTGATCCAGCCTTGCAGGCTGAGACAGATAGTGACGAGGTAAAACAATTAGAAGTCATGGTTCGCAAGGATCAGATTGAAGTGTATTACCCGCAAACATATTTGCTAAAAACCATACCTTCAACTGCCGATGGTTACGATTACAAAACTTTAGTGGCAACATTGAAGCAAGTGAAGCAATTATTAGCACAGCAGGGCATTGAAAAACGCGATTTATCGTTGTTACTTGAACCAGAAATCGATTATCAAAGTATTGTCACTTTAATGGATAATGCCCGCTCTTATAAAGCAGTTGTGGCAGCGTCAGTGGTTGATGCTGAATTGTTTCCTGATATCTCTTTAGGTGATGCGCCAAACGTTAAAAATGCTGAACTAGTAGAAGCCGTGGGGCAAGCAAGCCAAGGAGGTTCTCAATGA
- a CDS encoding MotA/TolQ/ExbB proton channel family protein, with translation MFDTIIRFFQEGGTFMFPIAIVLAIGLAIAVERAIYLFKMSKQNGAAMNNITPMLQNLDFDGIAKLNDSAAISQIFKAGVNRMQQTPRRDEIEFAMEEGVMETLPRLEKRTSYLATLANISTLLGLLGTIIGLIAAFSAVASADPAEKASLLSQSISVAMNTTAFGLIAAIPLLLCHSVLQTKTTEIVDNLEMAGVKFLNIISKNNTVAAKSRSTD, from the coding sequence ATGTTTGATACAATTATCCGTTTTTTCCAAGAAGGTGGCACCTTCATGTTTCCAATTGCCATCGTATTAGCAATTGGTTTAGCAATTGCCGTTGAGCGTGCAATTTACCTATTTAAAATGTCTAAGCAAAATGGCGCTGCGATGAATAACATCACGCCAATGCTACAAAATCTTGATTTTGACGGCATCGCAAAATTAAACGATAGCGCGGCGATTTCACAAATCTTCAAAGCGGGTGTAAATCGCATGCAGCAGACACCACGTCGTGATGAAATTGAATTTGCAATGGAAGAAGGTGTAATGGAAACATTGCCGCGTTTAGAAAAACGTACGTCGTACTTAGCAACGTTAGCAAACATCTCTACCTTGTTAGGTCTACTTGGTACTATCATTGGTCTGATCGCTGCATTCTCTGCCGTAGCAAGTGCTGATCCTGCTGAGAAAGCGTCATTATTATCACAATCAATCTCTGTTGCGATGAACACAACAGCATTTGGTTTGATTGCAGCAATTCCATTATTGCTTTGTCATTCAGTCTTACAAACTAAGACAACTGAAATCGTCGATAACTTAGAAATGGCTGGTGTGAAATTCTTAAACATCATTAGCAAAAACAACACTGTTGCTGCTAAATCACGCTCTACAGATTAA
- a CDS encoding tetratricopeptide repeat protein, whose translation MKFINQLRVPAKWLLASSAITLAACSSSPEIVETEAANATDTTANQAVEEVVEQTMSDAEKAAQAKQQQLAALKAAPNAYLDNAAPVDASVKQAINAAVTNKSSTDLTALAEQHPTLSGIQVYLGDIALTENNDEAAKAHFSQAVAINPNNYFAYNRLGLLQRKLGEFEQAKVSYQAAIASWQGFAPAHLNLAILNDLYIGNKADALASYETYELLTNGENKKVKGWIRDLGLQLKQIARQEAAKVAAEAENNQENGGE comes from the coding sequence ATGAAGTTTATTAATCAATTGCGAGTACCGGCTAAATGGTTGCTTGCAAGCTCAGCAATTACCTTAGCGGCGTGTTCATCATCACCAGAGATTGTTGAAACCGAAGCTGCTAATGCAACAGATACAACTGCTAATCAAGCCGTTGAAGAAGTTGTAGAACAGACGATGTCTGATGCGGAAAAAGCCGCGCAAGCTAAGCAACAACAATTGGCAGCGTTAAAGGCCGCTCCAAACGCCTATCTTGATAATGCGGCGCCTGTCGACGCGAGTGTTAAGCAAGCGATTAACGCAGCGGTTACCAATAAAAGCTCTACTGATTTAACAGCACTTGCAGAGCAACATCCAACGTTATCGGGTATTCAAGTATATCTTGGTGATATTGCCCTGACTGAAAACAATGATGAAGCAGCCAAAGCGCACTTTAGTCAAGCCGTTGCGATAAACCCAAATAACTACTTTGCTTATAACCGCTTAGGGTTACTACAACGTAAATTAGGCGAATTTGAACAAGCCAAAGTAAGTTACCAGGCAGCCATTGCAAGCTGGCAAGGTTTTGCGCCTGCGCATTTAAATCTAGCGATTTTGAACGACTTATATATAGGCAACAAAGCAGACGCGTTAGCAAGCTATGAAACCTATGAGTTGTTGACCAATGGCGAAAACAAGAAAGTAAAAGGCTGGATCAGAGATTTAGGCCTTCAGCTAAAACAAATTGCTCGCCAAGAAGCGGCAAAGGTTGCCGCTGAAGCAGAAAACAATCAGGAGAATGGCGGTGAATAA